In Burkholderia lata, the DNA window CGAGGATCGTACGCTGGGCGGCCGACAACTGGCTCGCCAGGTTGTCGGTTTTGCTGCGCAGATCGAGCACGGCGCGGCGCGCTTCGTTGTCGTCGAACACGCCGGCGTGCGCCGGCGCGGCCGACCACGCCGCGCCGGCGACGCAGAATGCTGCGGCAACGCGCAGCAGGGATACACGGTGCGTCATACGGCGATTCTTCCGTTACTTACTGTTGGTAGACGAGGTCGGCGCGACGGTTCTGCGCCCACGATGCTTCGTCGTGACCCGCTGCCTGCGGCTTTTCCTTGCCGAGGCTCACGGCTTCCATTTGCGAATCGTTCACGCCGAGCAGTGCCATCGCACGACGGACGGCTTCCGCACGCTTCTGGCCCAGCGCGAGGTTGTACTCGCTCGTGCCGCGTTCGTCGGTGTTGCCCTGGATCAGCACGTGGCGCTGCGGGTGGCTCTTCAGGTACTGAGCGTGCTGCTGCATCAGCGGCTGGTACTCGTCCTTCACCGAATAGCTGTCGAAGTCGAAGTAGATGCTGCGCTTCGCGAGCGGGCTGTTCGGGTCGTTCAGCGGATCGACGTTCACTTGCGCGACGTTGTCGGCGCTCGGTTGCGTGCTGACTGCACCCGCGTTGTTTGCCTTGTCGTCGAGCTTCACGCCCGACTTGCACGCTGCGAGCGCGCTGATCATCATCACGGCCAGGGCCAGACGAGCTTTATTCGACATCATGTTTACTCTCCTTGTGGTCATTGCATGAAGGGCCCCCACGACGGCTCACGTACGGAGCCGCCCTGGACGGACAGGATTTGCGGCGGCGCGCTGCCGTCGGAGGGCACTGCTGCCAGAACATTGCGACCACCCGACTGGGTAGCGTACAGAAGGTACTGGCCGTTTGCCGCGAAGCTCGGCGATTCGTCGCGATTCGTATTCGTGATGGCGTTCGCCGCGCCAGACTGCAGATCCTGAACGTACAGCTTGAAGCCCCCGCCCGTGCGGGAGATGTAGGCAAGCAGCTTGCCGTCCGGGCTGATGCGCGGACTCGTGTTGTAGCTGCCGGTGAAAGTCACGCGCTGCGCAGCACCGGCGCTTTCGCCCTGTGCGGGCATCCGGTAGATCTGCGGCGCGCCGCCGCGATCGCTCGTGAAGTAGATCCAGTGGCCATCCGGCGAGTAGAACGGCTCGGTGTCGATCGAGCTGCTCTGCGTGAGGCGGCGCAGGCCGCCGCCCGTCGAGTTGACCGTATAGATTTGCGTATTGCCCGTCAGCGACAGCGCGACGGCCAGCGTGTTGCTGTCCGGCGACCACGCCGGTGCGCTGTTGTTGCCCTTCTGGTCGGAGACGATGTAGCGACGGCCGGTCGGCAGGTCGTGGATGTAGACGATCGGCTTCTTGCGCTCGAACGACACGTACGCGACCTTCGTGCCGCTCGGCGACCAGGACGGCGAGATGATCGGCTCGGTGCTCGACAGTGCGATACGCGCGTTCTGGCCGTCCGAATCCGAAATCTGCAGCTGGTAGCGGTTACCGGTCTTGATCACGTACGACAGGCGCGTGGCGAACACGCCGCGCACGCCGAGAAGCTTCTGGTAGATGTAGTCGGCGATCTTGTGGCCGGCCGTGCGCAGCGTGGTGTCGGTGGCCGTCAGCGACAGGCCGCCGAGGCTTTGCTGCTTCACGGTGTCGTACAGGATGAAGTTGACCTTGTACTGGCCGTTCGCCTCGCGGTTTACGCTGCCGGCGACGAACGCATTCGCGCCCTTGGCCTTCCATGCGCCGAGATCGACCGATGCGGACTCCGGCACGGGTGTGCTGCCTGCGTCGATGTTGGTGAATTTGCCACTGCGGGCGAGGTCGGCGCGCACGATCGACGTGACCTGCTGCGGCAGGTTCGCCTCGTTCGCGAAATTCGCGGTGGCGATGGGGAACTGGGTCGACCCGACACCGGTGATCAGCACGTTGACCTGGGCGTTAGCGGCGCTGCCCGCCGTAATCAGACACGAGGCCACGAGTGCCCTGAAACCTAGCTTTGTCATCAAACTCATGCTTGTTGCTTCCCGTATGGCTTGGATCGCTGCGCAACGGCAGAGACAGTAAAAATACCCGATTCGTTCCCGTCCGACAGCGACGCCCGGAGTGTAAGCGCATTTCCTTTCACTCCGCTGCCTTGAAGGTAATCGTAATGTCCGACGGGGTACGACCGTTAGAATCGGGCGGCAACGGGACCGATGCGTGGATTGCATTGACCACGGCTTGATCCCACCCCGAATTCCCGCTGGAGCGGGAAACCGATGCGCTCAATACGTCACCGGACGGCGTGCACCGAATCTTGACGACGGTGGTCAGGCCTGCTCGCTCGCCGCCCCAAACGATGTTCGGTTTGACGCGGCGGCGCACCTTGTCGGCATAGCCGGGCGTGGCGGCATTGCCGCCGGAGCCCGTGCCCGTGCCACTTTTCGCGAGGCCTTCGCCGCCGCCTTCACCGGCGCCGGACAGGCCCTGCATCTGTGCCAGGCGTGCGCTGCGCTCGCGGTCGAGCTTGGCGTTCGCTGCCGCATTGGCCTTCGCGCGCGCCGTGGCTTCGGCCTTCGCCTTGGCCTGGGCTTCCGCCTTTGCCTTCGCGGCCGCGTCGGCCTTCGCCTTCGCCGCCTGCTGCGCTTCGAGCTGCGCCTGTTTCTGCTGCTGAAGTTTCTGCTGTTCGAGCTTTTGCTGCTCGGCGAGCTGCTGTTGCTTGAGCTTGTCGGCCTGCTTCTGCTTGTCGCGTTCCGCGGCCTTCTGCGCGGCGAGTGCGGCTGCCTGCTGCGCCGCGAGCTGCGCGCGCCGGGCTTCGTCTTCCTGCTGGGCCTTCAGTTGCTGCGCGCGGCGCTGCTGCTCGAGCAGCGCTTCACGCGCGGCCGCTTCCTGCTGCCGCTTCTTCTGCTGCAGCGCGATGTCGGCCTGCTCGTCGCGCACCGGGGGAGGGGGCGGCGCGACCTTCACGGGCGGTGTGGGTGTGACGACGGGCCGCGGCGCGGGGACATCCGGCACCTCGGTCCACAGCTCGGCTTCGGCGCCGGCCGGCGTGCTGTTCTGCCACTGCACGCCGTGATAGAGAAACAGCGCGAGCAGCACGTGCATCAGCGCGGCGAGCGCGAATGCGCGCCAGGTGCCGCGCT includes these proteins:
- the tolB gene encoding Tol-Pal system beta propeller repeat protein TolB produces the protein MSLMTKLGFRALVASCLITAGSAANAQVNVLITGVGSTQFPIATANFANEANLPQQVTSIVRADLARSGKFTNIDAGSTPVPESASVDLGAWKAKGANAFVAGSVNREANGQYKVNFILYDTVKQQSLGGLSLTATDTTLRTAGHKIADYIYQKLLGVRGVFATRLSYVIKTGNRYQLQISDSDGQNARIALSSTEPIISPSWSPSGTKVAYVSFERKKPIVYIHDLPTGRRYIVSDQKGNNSAPAWSPDSNTLAVALSLTGNTQIYTVNSTGGGLRRLTQSSSIDTEPFYSPDGHWIYFTSDRGGAPQIYRMPAQGESAGAAQRVTFTGSYNTSPRISPDGKLLAYISRTGGGFKLYVQDLQSGAANAITNTNRDESPSFAANGQYLLYATQSGGRNVLAAVPSDGSAPPQILSVQGGSVREPSWGPFMQ
- the pal gene encoding peptidoglycan-associated lipoprotein Pal; this translates as MMSNKARLALAVMMISALAACKSGVKLDDKANNAGAVSTQPSADNVAQVNVDPLNDPNSPLAKRSIYFDFDSYSVKDEYQPLMQQHAQYLKSHPQRHVLIQGNTDERGTSEYNLALGQKRAEAVRRAMALLGVNDSQMEAVSLGKEKPQAAGHDEASWAQNRRADLVYQQ
- the tolA gene encoding cell envelope integrity protein TolA, translating into MNRQQSTRSSAYPPQPPRERGTWRAFALAALMHVLLALFLYHGVQWQNSTPAGAEAELWTEVPDVPAPRPVVTPTPPVKVAPPPPPVRDEQADIALQQKKRQQEAAAREALLEQQRRAQQLKAQQEDEARRAQLAAQQAAALAAQKAAERDKQKQADKLKQQQLAEQQKLEQQKLQQQKQAQLEAQQAAKAKADAAAKAKAEAQAKAKAEATARAKANAAANAKLDRERSARLAQMQGLSGAGEGGGEGLAKSGTGTGSGGNAATPGYADKVRRRVKPNIVWGGERAGLTTVVKIRCTPSGDVLSASVSRSSGNSGWDQAVVNAIHASVPLPPDSNGRTPSDITITFKAAE